One genomic segment of Mycolicibacterium gilvum includes these proteins:
- a CDS encoding SDR family NAD(P)-dependent oxidoreductase, with protein sequence MTVASGSPASPDRRAIITEALRKIDDLTARLAAAEKAETEPIAVVGIGCRLPGGVENADGFWTFLSDGGNGVIRVPADRWDADAFYSPDYSVPGTICNREGGFLTSWQPDEFDAEFFSIAPREAAAMDPQQRLLLEVAWEALENAGINPRSLRGSATGVFIGMTTNDYYHSVVGRLAPEDIDPYIPFGNAPNFAAGRLSYFLGVRGPAVVSDTACSSSLVSIHLACQSLRRGESDHALAAGVNLILSPENNIACSRWGMLAPDGLCKTFDADANGYVRSEGAGVVVLKRLSDAVRDGDRVLAVVRGSAVNQDGASSGQTVPNGPAQQELMRTALKSARLEPSDIDYIEAHGTGTSLGDPIELDALSAVYGDRKDSDPLILGSVKTNLGHLESAAGVTGFIKTVLSVHHGAIPKQLHFTKLTPQAGDGAKNFRIASEPLDWPATEIRRAAVSSFGVSGTNAHIVVEQAPEPAEVPAAQQEPPVSTLVVTGKTPARIASLAGRLADWLQTPETAELALADIAETLNHRRAQHTRFATVAAADRDQAIAGLRALAGGYPAPGVVGPNDPALGTGTVFLYSGQGSQWAGMGKRLLADEPAFAAAVDELEPDFVAQVGFSLRDVLTSGETVVGIDRIQPVLVGVQLALTALWRSYGVTPDAVIGHSMGEVTAAVVSGALSPADGLKVIATRSRLMKRLSGQGAMALLELDAESAEELIASYDGLTVAVYASAHQTVIAGPPDQVDAAIAVVDAQDKLARRVDVDVASHHPIVDPILEDLRSELAGLQPRTPTVPIIVTTDGRPTDGSCVFDADHWVANLRNPVRFARAVATAGADASIFVEVSPHPLLSYAIKDTLTGPHRNLPTLQRDTNDTVTFHTNLNATHTVRPPKTPQRGGPRVQLPATPWHHAHHWIHIAKPDTVAHTGTGPPAGTALAEGEKHEWFHTLTWPVRDLPQGGTDVPWLVLGDDDGLADLLGTGSRTAPLSVLDDDGDIAARLRPLLSDVRHVVYLPATEAARFDAAPSYRTFHQLRRLVVALAATPDAPRLFVVTRNAQPVTDGDRANPAHAVLWGQGRTLALEHPEFWGGLVDVDESLPAELLAHHLRSEAAVVDGSGAADRDDQAVYRAGERRVPRLEPTPLPAVPLTRLESGTSHLVIGATGNVGPYLIRQLADMGASTIVAASRRGGSQLSDLTAELAERGTTLVEVAADAADESSMAAVFDRFGKDLPPLDGIYLASLAGGEALLTEMTDEDLSPMFRAKVDAAAVLHKLSLRTPVRRFVLFSSITGLLGSRAVAHYTAANAFADTFAYARRTLGLPATVVDWGLWKSWADAQPQMKAAGLEPMPNDVAIRMLPAVLSPDAAVQTIVAGADWGRLADAYRMRAAVKVLDHLVNAPDASADLDSVAPPAWGTVLGEAVTGSSHEQLWRARLTPGERPYPVAHRVRGVEVVPVSVLLQTLSAAAGQLDGAAIGDVRFEYPIVADAPKVIHVVFDKAGDGGALSVWSSSAPDTPEQRWTRHAGAQLSDAPSAALSGDQSPGDRVFDSAAIAEMQSALGVQGQPFDWTVSDCTTTAAGARADITLPDTTESPAAALVDVAVHVARLADAGNAQLLLPAGAETLAVTASPGTAGVVEAYRRPDAGGDTLVVDVLVKGHDGTIWVDIRGLTYAPVESAPAPVVEENASAATEFVDWAAMNRQQTVAELRTRLRGILARELGMPEDAVDVEMPFPELGLDSMMAMNLLRDAKALVRIDLSATMLWNNPSIAAMSEFVADLLAPGQQPADDEAPEIGEGGEPDDDDDSFGLLDELFDSIESDSVESAGAGSEGAN encoded by the coding sequence ATGACTGTTGCGTCAGGTTCGCCCGCATCGCCGGATCGCCGGGCGATCATCACCGAGGCGCTCCGCAAGATCGACGATCTGACCGCGCGCCTCGCCGCCGCCGAGAAAGCCGAGACCGAGCCGATCGCCGTGGTCGGCATCGGCTGCCGGCTGCCCGGCGGCGTCGAGAACGCCGACGGGTTCTGGACGTTCCTGTCCGACGGTGGCAACGGAGTCATCCGCGTGCCCGCCGACCGGTGGGACGCCGATGCGTTCTACTCGCCCGACTACTCCGTACCCGGCACGATCTGCAACCGCGAGGGCGGCTTCCTGACGTCGTGGCAGCCCGACGAGTTCGACGCCGAGTTCTTCTCGATCGCACCCCGCGAGGCCGCCGCGATGGATCCGCAGCAGCGGCTGCTGCTCGAGGTCGCCTGGGAGGCGCTGGAGAACGCCGGGATCAACCCGCGCTCGCTGCGCGGCTCGGCGACCGGTGTGTTCATCGGGATGACCACAAACGACTACTACCACTCCGTCGTCGGCAGGTTGGCGCCCGAGGACATCGACCCGTACATCCCGTTCGGCAACGCGCCCAACTTCGCCGCCGGCCGGCTGTCCTACTTCCTGGGTGTGCGCGGGCCCGCGGTCGTCAGCGACACGGCGTGCTCGTCGTCGCTGGTGTCGATCCATCTGGCCTGCCAGAGCCTGCGCCGCGGCGAGAGCGACCATGCGCTGGCCGCCGGGGTGAACCTGATCCTGTCCCCGGAGAACAACATCGCGTGCTCGCGCTGGGGCATGCTCGCTCCGGACGGTCTGTGCAAGACGTTCGACGCCGACGCCAACGGCTACGTGCGCAGCGAGGGCGCCGGCGTGGTGGTACTCAAGCGGCTGTCCGACGCGGTGCGTGACGGGGACCGGGTGCTCGCGGTGGTGCGCGGTTCGGCCGTCAACCAGGACGGTGCGAGCAGCGGCCAGACGGTGCCCAACGGCCCGGCCCAGCAGGAGCTGATGCGCACGGCGCTGAAGTCCGCGCGCCTGGAGCCGTCGGACATCGACTACATCGAGGCCCACGGCACCGGAACCTCGCTCGGCGACCCGATCGAGCTCGACGCGCTGTCGGCCGTGTACGGCGACCGCAAGGACTCCGACCCGCTGATCCTCGGATCGGTCAAGACCAACCTGGGCCACCTGGAGTCGGCGGCGGGTGTCACCGGCTTCATCAAGACCGTGCTGAGCGTGCATCACGGCGCGATCCCCAAGCAGCTGCACTTCACGAAGCTGACGCCGCAGGCCGGCGACGGCGCGAAGAACTTCCGCATCGCCTCCGAGCCGCTCGACTGGCCGGCCACCGAGATCCGGCGGGCCGCGGTCTCGTCGTTCGGCGTCAGCGGCACCAACGCCCACATCGTGGTCGAACAGGCCCCCGAACCCGCGGAAGTGCCTGCGGCCCAACAGGAACCGCCGGTGAGCACGCTGGTCGTCACCGGCAAGACCCCGGCGCGCATCGCGTCGCTGGCCGGCCGGCTGGCCGACTGGCTGCAGACCCCGGAGACGGCCGAGCTGGCACTGGCCGACATCGCCGAGACGCTGAACCACCGCCGCGCCCAGCACACCCGGTTCGCGACCGTCGCCGCCGCCGACCGCGACCAGGCGATCGCCGGGCTGCGCGCGCTCGCCGGCGGGTACCCGGCACCCGGCGTCGTCGGACCCAACGATCCGGCCCTGGGCACCGGCACCGTGTTCCTGTATTCGGGACAGGGCTCGCAGTGGGCCGGCATGGGTAAGCGCCTGCTCGCCGACGAGCCGGCCTTCGCCGCCGCGGTCGACGAGCTCGAGCCCGATTTCGTCGCGCAGGTCGGGTTCTCGCTGCGCGACGTGCTGACCTCCGGGGAGACGGTGGTCGGCATCGACCGCATCCAGCCGGTGCTCGTCGGCGTGCAGCTGGCGCTGACCGCGCTGTGGCGCTCCTACGGCGTCACCCCCGACGCGGTGATCGGCCACTCGATGGGCGAGGTCACCGCCGCGGTGGTGTCCGGTGCGCTGAGCCCGGCCGACGGCCTGAAGGTCATCGCGACGCGGTCGCGGCTGATGAAGCGGCTGTCCGGGCAGGGCGCGATGGCACTGCTCGAGCTCGACGCCGAATCCGCCGAGGAACTGATCGCCAGCTACGACGGCCTGACCGTCGCGGTGTACGCGTCGGCGCACCAGACGGTCATCGCGGGCCCACCCGACCAGGTGGACGCCGCGATCGCCGTGGTCGACGCCCAGGACAAGCTGGCGCGCCGCGTCGACGTCGACGTCGCCTCGCACCATCCGATCGTCGACCCGATCCTCGAGGACCTGCGCAGCGAGCTGGCCGGGCTGCAGCCGCGCACCCCGACTGTTCCGATCATCGTCACCACCGACGGCCGGCCCACCGACGGCTCGTGCGTGTTCGACGCCGACCACTGGGTCGCCAACCTGCGCAACCCGGTGCGGTTCGCCCGCGCGGTGGCCACCGCCGGAGCGGACGCGTCGATCTTCGTCGAGGTCAGCCCGCACCCGCTGCTGAGCTACGCGATCAAGGACACGCTGACCGGCCCGCACCGCAACCTGCCGACGCTGCAGCGCGACACCAACGACACGGTCACGTTCCACACCAACCTCAACGCGACCCACACCGTGCGGCCGCCGAAGACCCCGCAGCGCGGCGGGCCGCGGGTGCAGTTGCCCGCGACGCCGTGGCACCACGCGCACCACTGGATCCACATCGCGAAGCCGGACACCGTGGCGCACACCGGAACCGGCCCCCCAGCCGGCACGGCACTCGCCGAGGGCGAGAAGCACGAGTGGTTCCACACGCTGACCTGGCCGGTGCGCGACCTGCCGCAGGGCGGGACGGATGTGCCGTGGCTGGTCCTGGGCGACGACGACGGCCTGGCCGACCTGCTCGGCACCGGCTCGCGGACGGCTCCGCTGTCGGTGCTCGACGACGACGGCGACATCGCGGCGCGACTCCGCCCGCTGCTGTCCGATGTGCGCCACGTCGTCTACCTGCCGGCCACCGAGGCGGCCCGGTTCGACGCGGCGCCCAGCTACCGGACGTTCCACCAGCTGCGCCGGCTCGTCGTCGCACTGGCGGCGACCCCCGACGCGCCCCGGTTGTTCGTCGTGACCCGCAACGCGCAGCCGGTCACCGACGGCGACCGCGCCAACCCGGCGCACGCCGTGCTCTGGGGTCAGGGGCGCACGCTGGCGCTGGAGCATCCCGAGTTCTGGGGCGGTCTGGTCGACGTCGACGAGAGTCTGCCCGCCGAACTGCTCGCGCACCATCTGCGCTCCGAAGCCGCCGTGGTCGACGGTTCCGGTGCCGCGGACCGCGATGACCAGGCCGTGTATCGCGCCGGCGAACGCCGCGTCCCGCGGCTGGAGCCGACCCCGCTGCCCGCGGTACCGCTGACCCGGCTCGAGAGCGGCACCAGCCACCTGGTGATCGGCGCGACCGGCAACGTCGGGCCCTACCTGATCCGCCAGCTCGCCGATATGGGCGCCTCGACCATCGTCGCGGCGTCGCGGCGCGGCGGATCGCAGCTGTCCGACCTGACCGCCGAGCTCGCCGAGCGCGGCACGACGCTGGTCGAGGTCGCCGCCGACGCGGCCGACGAATCGTCGATGGCCGCGGTCTTCGACCGTTTCGGCAAGGACCTCCCGCCGCTGGACGGCATCTACCTCGCGTCACTGGCCGGCGGCGAGGCCCTGCTGACCGAGATGACCGACGAGGATCTGAGCCCGATGTTCCGGGCCAAGGTCGACGCCGCGGCGGTGCTGCACAAGCTGTCACTGCGCACCCCGGTGCGCCGCTTCGTGCTGTTCTCGTCGATCACCGGCCTGCTGGGCTCGCGCGCGGTCGCGCACTACACCGCGGCCAATGCGTTCGCCGACACCTTCGCCTATGCGCGCCGCACGCTCGGCCTGCCGGCGACTGTCGTGGACTGGGGCCTGTGGAAGTCATGGGCCGACGCGCAGCCGCAGATGAAGGCGGCGGGTCTGGAGCCGATGCCCAACGACGTCGCGATCAGGATGCTGCCCGCGGTGCTGAGCCCGGACGCCGCGGTGCAGACGATCGTCGCCGGCGCCGACTGGGGCCGGCTGGCCGACGCGTACCGCATGCGGGCGGCCGTCAAGGTGCTCGACCATCTGGTGAATGCGCCCGATGCGTCCGCCGATCTGGACTCGGTGGCGCCGCCGGCGTGGGGCACCGTGCTCGGCGAGGCGGTCACCGGTTCCTCGCACGAGCAACTGTGGCGGGCCCGGCTGACGCCGGGGGAGCGGCCGTACCCGGTCGCCCACCGGGTGCGCGGCGTCGAGGTCGTTCCGGTTTCTGTTCTGCTGCAGACACTTTCGGCCGCAGCCGGGCAGCTGGACGGGGCTGCGATCGGTGACGTCCGGTTCGAGTACCCGATCGTCGCCGACGCCCCCAAGGTCATCCACGTGGTCTTCGACAAGGCCGGCGACGGCGGCGCGCTGTCGGTGTGGTCGAGTTCGGCGCCCGACACCCCGGAACAGCGCTGGACACGGCATGCCGGGGCGCAGCTGTCCGACGCGCCGAGCGCGGCGCTCAGCGGTGACCAGAGCCCCGGTGACCGGGTGTTCGACAGTGCGGCGATCGCCGAGATGCAGAGCGCGCTCGGAGTGCAGGGGCAGCCGTTCGACTGGACGGTGTCCGACTGCACGACGACCGCGGCCGGGGCGCGCGCCGACATCACGCTGCCCGACACCACCGAGTCGCCCGCCGCGGCGCTGGTCGACGTCGCCGTCCATGTGGCGCGCCTGGCCGACGCCGGGAACGCGCAACTGCTGCTGCCGGCCGGCGCCGAGACCCTCGCGGTGACCGCCTCGCCGGGGACCGCCGGTGTCGTCGAGGCCTACCGGCGTCCCGACGCCGGTGGTGACACGCTCGTCGTCGACGTCCTGGTGAAGGGCCACGACGGCACCATCTGGGTCGACATCCGCGGGCTCACCTACGCGCCGGTCGAATCGGCGCCGGCACCGGTGGTCGAGGAGAACGCTTCGGCGGCAACGGAGTTCGTCGACTGGGCGGCGATGAACCGGCAGCAGACGGTGGCCGAACTGCGAACCCGGCTGCGCGGCATCCTGGCCCGCGAACTCGGCATGCCCGAGGACGCCGTCGACGTCGAGATGCCGTTCCCGGAGCTGGGCCTGGACTCGATGATGGCGATGAACCTGCTGCGCGATGCCAAGGCACTGGTCCGCATCGACCTGTCCGCGACCATGCTGTGGAACAACCCGTCCATCGCCGCGATGTCGGAATTCGTGGCCGACCTGCTGGCCCCGGGGCAGCAGCCGGCCGACGACGAGGCACCGGAGATCGGCGAGGGCGGTGAGCCCGACGACGATGACGACTCGTTCGGCCTGCTGGACGAGCTGTTCGACAGCATCGAATCTGATTCCGTCGAGTCGGCCGGCGCCGGCAGTGAGGGCGCAAACTGA
- a CDS encoding type I polyketide synthase, whose protein sequence is MKTTFDRISAMSAEQRDKLAEQFEKASRVAGAEPIAVVGMGCRFPGGATDPDSYWKVLESGTNAVTEVPADRWDGDAYYDPDPMAPGRMPSKWGAYIDDMAGFDAEFFGITPREAAAMDPQQRIVLEVAYEALENAGLAPDTVGDIRGAVMLGVYYNEYQSASAGNPDTIDAYSATGNAHSVTVGRIAYLLGLKGPAVAVDTACSSSLVSIHLACQSLRMRESDLALAGGVSLSLRPETQLALGKWGMLSPHGKCYAFDSRADGFVRGEGAGVVVLKRLTDAVRDGDRVLGVVRGSAVNQDGRSNGLTAPNAPSQRDVITRALRSADVAAGTVNFVETHGTGTSLGDPIEFDALSAVYGKGDTPCALGAVKTNMGHMEAAAGIGGFIKAVLTLQHGAIAPNLHFQKWNPSINATGTRLFVPTEKTDWPETDHPRRAAVSSFGMGGTNAHIVLEQGPDVAAAPVDPAPKVATLVVSGKTPQRLAAAAASLADWLDGDGAQVPLTDVAHTVNHHRSRFPTIATVCARTHAEAVAGLRALAAGQTAPGVVGARAAKSGTGTVFLYSGQGAQWAGMGRTLLADEPAFAAAVDELEPAFVDKVGFSLRQTLEAGEPVTGIDRIQPVLVGMQLALTQLWRSYGVEPDAVIGHSMGEATAAVVAGVLTPAEGFDIIATRTRLMKRLSGQGAMALLELDAQATEKLIADRPDITIAVYASPKQCVIAGPPEQVDELVALVDAQGKLARRVEVDVASHHPTIDPVLGELRDALSYLSPAAPKIPLVSTVAYAGSAPLYSADYWAANLRNPVRFSQAVHEAAADHSNFVEISPHPLLTHAISDTLAAQSTSRKFHVGATLNRDHPEPLAFHAQLSALRPPAVTAPDGATGRVVDVPATAWQHTPYWMADRSGGPQFAGAHPLLGLHVELPAGAGHVWQSDVGLEAHPWLADHIVHGLPVMPGAGFAEIALAAAQEALGLPATGVEVALEVQEMLPLDAHTTLTTQVSTAEDGTLRVEIHSRSEAGTWTRHAAGSVRAAAGATPPRPAPLSEGTPVSPADFYTALRRTGAHHAHAFAALTRIVRAAGTADTEIVLPDEATPHRGVALHPVMLDAALQGLAAALGDDSLTDSNDVTYLPVGFGSVRVFAEVGRRAKCRAELLSVASGVDGQGSGDAVGRVTLTDDTGTVLAQVDDVALKRIQRRTVPLPLSQKIFDSRWVPAQATAGAAQAGSWLVLADGDHTLASAERFAQSFGDAQHRVVTARLGDEAAVRDAFASATTDAALPPAGVVVLVDVPAFDGADAAGGLAAAQNAVWEIAETVRTIVGSWHGTPPRLWVVSRGGLAVTDGDNGGNPGVGTLKALIRVLAYEHPDLRATLLDVGADGDTAAILATEIGSANDSTTTEDTIAWRDGSRLVERLSRAELPAVPGRLQVRGDGSYVVTGALGGVGLAVVRWLVDHGAGRLVLNGRSGPSPEAQAVIDELSARAEIAVVTGDIAVPGTAVRLIAAAEETGRPLRGVLHSAAVLDDELVVGLTRESMEKIWAPKAAGAWRLHEATVGKELDWWVAFSSVASLLGSPGQSAYACANAWLDALVTWRAAAGLPATTVNWGQWADVGLASSLRFSVLDPITPDEGVEALGGVMAAGLTRVGIARLRLDRAAAAFPEIQQIGFFADLVSELDTDDADDDWEGAEALKTMSAAEINRVVVARLRRRIAGVMGYSNDSAVDTAKPLTEMGLDSLMAVRMRNTIRGDFGVEPPVALLLQGATLNDVALDLIRQLGLAEEDGSDRPNALRDRAQQRAAARQRAASRRKVGPRS, encoded by the coding sequence ATGAAAACCACCTTCGACAGGATCTCGGCGATGTCGGCCGAGCAGCGCGACAAGCTCGCCGAGCAGTTCGAGAAGGCCTCGCGGGTGGCCGGCGCCGAGCCGATCGCGGTCGTCGGCATGGGCTGCCGGTTCCCCGGCGGGGCGACCGACCCGGACAGCTACTGGAAGGTGCTGGAGTCCGGGACCAACGCGGTCACCGAGGTGCCCGCGGACCGCTGGGACGGCGACGCCTACTACGACCCGGACCCGATGGCACCGGGCCGCATGCCGTCGAAGTGGGGCGCCTACATCGACGACATGGCCGGCTTCGACGCCGAGTTCTTCGGCATCACCCCGCGTGAGGCCGCTGCGATGGATCCGCAGCAGCGCATCGTGCTCGAAGTCGCCTACGAGGCACTGGAGAACGCCGGCCTGGCCCCCGACACCGTCGGCGACATCCGCGGCGCGGTGATGCTCGGCGTCTACTACAACGAGTATCAGAGCGCGTCCGCCGGCAACCCCGACACCATCGACGCGTACTCGGCGACCGGAAACGCCCACAGCGTCACCGTCGGGCGCATCGCCTATCTGCTGGGCCTCAAGGGCCCGGCCGTCGCCGTCGACACCGCGTGCTCCTCGTCGCTGGTGTCGATCCACCTCGCCTGCCAGAGCCTGCGCATGCGTGAGAGCGACCTGGCGCTGGCCGGCGGGGTGAGCCTCAGCCTACGGCCAGAAACCCAACTCGCCCTGGGCAAGTGGGGCATGCTGTCCCCGCACGGCAAGTGCTATGCGTTCGATTCGCGCGCCGACGGTTTCGTGCGCGGCGAAGGCGCCGGCGTCGTCGTCCTCAAGCGGCTCACCGACGCGGTGCGCGACGGCGACCGCGTCCTGGGCGTCGTCCGCGGCTCCGCGGTCAATCAGGACGGCCGCTCCAACGGCCTGACCGCACCCAACGCCCCGTCGCAGCGCGACGTGATCACCCGGGCGCTGCGCTCGGCCGACGTCGCCGCCGGAACGGTGAACTTCGTCGAAACCCACGGCACCGGAACATCTCTGGGCGATCCCATCGAGTTCGACGCCCTCTCGGCGGTGTACGGCAAGGGTGACACCCCGTGCGCGCTGGGCGCGGTCAAGACGAACATGGGCCACATGGAGGCCGCCGCCGGGATCGGCGGATTCATCAAGGCCGTGCTGACCCTGCAGCACGGCGCGATCGCGCCGAACCTTCACTTCCAGAAGTGGAATCCGTCGATCAACGCCACCGGCACCCGGCTCTTCGTGCCGACGGAGAAGACCGACTGGCCCGAGACCGACCATCCGCGCCGGGCCGCGGTGTCGTCGTTCGGCATGGGCGGCACCAACGCCCACATCGTGCTCGAGCAGGGCCCCGATGTCGCCGCCGCACCGGTCGATCCGGCACCGAAGGTCGCCACGCTGGTCGTGTCGGGCAAGACCCCGCAACGCCTGGCCGCCGCCGCGGCGTCGCTGGCCGACTGGCTCGACGGCGACGGCGCGCAGGTCCCGCTGACCGACGTCGCGCACACCGTCAACCATCACCGCAGCCGATTCCCGACGATCGCCACCGTCTGTGCGCGTACCCACGCCGAGGCCGTGGCCGGGCTGCGGGCACTGGCCGCCGGGCAGACCGCGCCGGGCGTCGTCGGCGCACGCGCCGCCAAGTCCGGCACCGGGACGGTGTTCCTGTACTCCGGGCAGGGTGCGCAGTGGGCCGGCATGGGCAGGACGCTGCTCGCCGACGAACCCGCGTTCGCCGCCGCCGTCGACGAGCTCGAGCCCGCGTTCGTGGACAAGGTCGGCTTCTCGCTGCGCCAGACGCTGGAGGCCGGTGAGCCGGTCACCGGCATCGACAGGATCCAGCCGGTGCTCGTCGGCATGCAGCTGGCGCTGACGCAGCTGTGGCGCTCCTACGGCGTGGAACCCGACGCGGTGATCGGCCACTCGATGGGCGAGGCCACTGCTGCTGTGGTGGCCGGAGTCCTGACGCCGGCCGAGGGCTTCGACATCATCGCGACCCGGACCCGCCTGATGAAGCGGCTGTCCGGACAGGGCGCGATGGCGCTGCTCGAACTCGACGCGCAGGCCACCGAGAAGCTGATCGCCGACCGCCCCGACATCACCATCGCGGTGTACGCGTCGCCGAAGCAGTGTGTGATCGCCGGCCCGCCCGAGCAGGTCGACGAACTCGTCGCGCTGGTCGACGCGCAGGGCAAGTTGGCCCGCCGCGTCGAGGTGGACGTGGCGTCGCACCACCCGACGATCGATCCGGTACTGGGCGAGCTGCGCGACGCGCTGAGCTACCTGAGCCCGGCGGCGCCGAAGATCCCGCTGGTGTCGACCGTCGCGTACGCGGGCTCTGCGCCGCTGTACTCCGCCGACTACTGGGCGGCCAACCTGCGCAACCCGGTGCGGTTCAGTCAGGCGGTGCACGAGGCCGCCGCCGACCACAGCAATTTCGTCGAGATCAGCCCGCATCCGCTTCTGACACACGCGATCTCGGACACGCTGGCCGCGCAGTCGACCAGCCGCAAGTTCCACGTCGGCGCGACGCTGAACCGCGACCACCCCGAGCCGCTGGCGTTCCACGCCCAGTTGTCCGCGCTGCGGCCGCCGGCGGTCACGGCTCCCGACGGGGCGACGGGCCGGGTCGTGGACGTCCCCGCCACCGCCTGGCAGCACACCCCGTACTGGATGGCCGACCGCTCCGGCGGTCCGCAGTTCGCCGGCGCGCATCCGTTGCTCGGCCTGCACGTCGAGCTGCCGGCGGGCGCCGGGCACGTCTGGCAGTCCGACGTCGGCCTGGAGGCCCACCCGTGGCTGGCCGACCACATCGTGCACGGCCTGCCCGTGATGCCGGGTGCGGGGTTCGCCGAGATCGCGCTCGCCGCCGCGCAGGAGGCCCTCGGCCTGCCCGCGACCGGTGTCGAGGTGGCTCTCGAGGTGCAGGAGATGCTGCCGCTCGACGCGCACACCACGCTGACCACGCAGGTGAGCACCGCCGAGGACGGCACGCTGCGGGTGGAGATCCACTCGCGGTCGGAGGCCGGGACGTGGACGCGGCACGCCGCGGGCAGCGTGCGCGCGGCCGCCGGCGCGACCCCGCCCAGGCCGGCCCCGCTGAGTGAGGGCACCCCGGTCTCGCCCGCGGACTTCTACACCGCGCTGCGCCGCACCGGAGCCCACCATGCGCACGCGTTCGCGGCACTGACCCGCATCGTGCGCGCCGCCGGCACTGCCGACACCGAGATCGTGCTGCCCGACGAGGCCACCCCGCACCGGGGTGTCGCGCTGCACCCGGTGATGCTCGACGCCGCGCTGCAGGGCCTGGCCGCCGCGCTGGGCGATGACTCGCTGACCGACTCCAACGACGTCACCTACCTGCCGGTCGGCTTCGGCTCGGTCCGGGTGTTCGCCGAGGTCGGCCGAAGGGCGAAGTGCCGCGCGGAGCTGCTCAGCGTCGCCTCCGGTGTTGATGGGCAAGGCAGCGGCGACGCCGTCGGCCGGGTCACCCTGACCGACGACACCGGCACCGTGCTCGCGCAGGTCGATGATGTCGCGCTGAAGAGGATCCAGCGCCGGACCGTGCCGCTTCCGTTGTCGCAGAAGATCTTCGACAGTCGGTGGGTACCGGCGCAGGCGACGGCCGGGGCTGCGCAGGCGGGAAGCTGGCTGGTGCTCGCCGACGGCGACCACACCCTGGCGTCCGCCGAGCGGTTCGCGCAGAGCTTCGGCGACGCGCAGCACCGCGTGGTGACCGCCCGGCTCGGTGACGAAGCGGCGGTGCGGGACGCGTTCGCGTCCGCCACCACCGACGCGGCGCTGCCGCCCGCCGGCGTGGTCGTGCTCGTCGACGTGCCGGCGTTCGACGGCGCCGACGCCGCAGGCGGCCTGGCCGCCGCGCAGAACGCGGTGTGGGAGATCGCCGAGACGGTGCGCACCATCGTCGGCAGCTGGCACGGCACGCCGCCGCGTCTGTGGGTCGTCAGCCGCGGCGGGCTCGCCGTCACCGACGGCGACAACGGCGGCAACCCCGGCGTCGGCACCCTCAAGGCGCTCATCCGCGTCCTCGCCTACGAACACCCGGACCTGCGCGCCACCCTGCTCGACGTCGGCGCCGACGGCGATACCGCGGCGATCCTGGCGACCGAGATCGGATCGGCGAACGACAGCACCACCACCGAGGACACCATCGCGTGGCGCGACGGATCCCGTCTGGTGGAGAGGCTGTCGCGGGCCGAGCTGCCCGCGGTGCCCGGCCGTCTTCAGGTGCGCGGCGACGGCTCCTATGTCGTGACGGGTGCGCTCGGCGGTGTCGGTCTGGCCGTGGTGCGCTGGCTGGTGGACCACGGCGCGGGCCGCCTGGTCCTCAACGGTCGCAGCGGGCCCTCCCCGGAGGCGCAGGCCGTCATCGACGAGCTGTCCGCGCGCGCCGAGATCGCAGTGGTCACCGGAGACATCGCGGTGCCCGGCACGGCGGTGCGCCTCATCGCGGCCGCCGAGGAGACCGGCAGGCCACTGCGAGGCGTGCTGCACTCGGCGGCGGTGCTCGACGACGAGCTCGTCGTCGGGTTGACCCGCGAGAGCATGGAGAAGATCTGGGCGCCGAAGGCGGCCGGTGCGTGGCGGCTGCACGAGGCCACCGTCGGCAAGGAACTCGACTGGTGGGTCGCCTTCTCGTCGGTCGCCTCGCTGCTGGGCTCGCCGGGACAGTCGGCCTACGCGTGCGCGAACGCGTGGCTCGACGCGCTGGTGACCTGGCGCGCCGCGGCCGGTCTGCCGGCGACCACGGTGAACTGGGGACAGTGGGCCGACGTCGGCCTGGCCAGTTCGCTGCGGTTCTCGGTGCTGGACCCGATCACCCCGGATGAGGGTGTCGAGGCGCTGGGCGGCGTGATGGCCGCGGGATTGACGCGGGTCGGCATCGCCCGGCTGCGGCTGGACCGGGCCGCCGCGGCGTTCCCGGAGATCCAGCAGATCGGCTTCTTCGCCGACCTCGTCTCCGAGCTCGACACCGACGACGCCGACGACGACTGGGAGGGCGCCGAGGCGCTCAAGACCATGAGCGCCGCCGAGATCAACCGTGTCGTGGTGGCACGCCTGCGGCGCCGGATCGCCGGGGTCATGGGCTATTCGAACGACAGCGCCGTGGACACGGCGAAGCCGCTGACCGAGATGGGGCTGGACTCGCTGATGGCGGTGCGGATGCGCAACACCATCCGCGGCGACTTCGGGGTGGAGCCGCCGGTCGCGCTGCTGTTGCAGGGGGCGACACTGAACGATGTGGCGCTGGACCTGATCCGACAGCTCGGCCTCGCCGAGGAGGACGGCTCCGACCGGCCGAACGCTCTGCGCGACCGGGCACAGCAACGTGCCGCCGCGCGTCAACGGGCCGCATCGCGGCGGAAAGTAGGACCACGATCGTGA